From Acidovorax sp. FHTAMBA, one genomic window encodes:
- a CDS encoding LysR family transcriptional regulator — protein MKEPFIDMRLWRQFAAVAQELHFGRAAQRLHMTQPPLTQAIAGLERTLGLQLFDRTKRSVQLTPAGAALLPQVLDLLERAQALPAQARAAAAGEVGRLRLAFVSTVGFGLLPQWVRAFRAQWPGVRLELIEATGDVQLQALARGEIDAGLLLHTPGGAPPALQSLCVAQEPLVLALPEHHAMAHRPTLCFSDLQQEPLVIFPRPILPSLYDAIVALYHAAGQEPQVAQEAIQMQTIVNLVSADLGLAWVPASVRQFQRPGVVYRELDGKSAPVPVCETSLVWGAAVPPALARWIDFVAQEVQASALKA, from the coding sequence ATGAAAGAGCCATTCATTGATATGCGTTTGTGGCGGCAGTTTGCCGCAGTGGCCCAGGAACTGCACTTTGGCCGGGCGGCGCAGCGCTTGCACATGACACAACCGCCGCTCACCCAGGCCATTGCCGGGCTGGAGCGCACGCTGGGCCTTCAGCTGTTCGACCGCACCAAACGCAGCGTGCAGCTGACCCCCGCCGGTGCAGCCCTGTTGCCGCAGGTGCTGGATCTGCTCGAACGCGCCCAGGCGCTCCCTGCGCAGGCACGCGCGGCGGCGGCGGGCGAGGTGGGGCGGCTGCGTCTGGCCTTTGTCTCTACGGTGGGTTTCGGCCTGCTGCCGCAATGGGTGCGTGCCTTCCGGGCCCAGTGGCCCGGGGTACGGCTGGAGCTGATCGAGGCGACGGGCGATGTGCAACTGCAGGCGCTGGCGCGGGGGGAGATTGATGCCGGGCTGCTGTTGCACACGCCCGGCGGCGCGCCACCGGCGCTGCAAAGCCTGTGCGTGGCGCAAGAGCCGCTGGTACTCGCGCTGCCCGAACACCACGCGATGGCGCACCGGCCCACCTTGTGTTTCTCCGATCTGCAGCAGGAGCCCCTGGTGATTTTTCCCCGCCCCATCCTGCCGTCGCTGTACGACGCCATCGTGGCGCTGTATCACGCGGCAGGGCAGGAGCCACAGGTGGCGCAAGAGGCCATCCAGATGCAGACCATCGTCAATCTGGTGTCGGCCGACCTGGGGCTGGCCTGGGTGCCTGCCAGCGTGCGGCAGTTTCAACGGCCGGGCGTCGTCTACCGCGAACTGGACGGCAAGTCGGCACCGGTGCCGGTCTGTGAAACCAGCTTGGTCTGGGGCGCCGCCGTGCCGCCCGCACTGGCACGGTGGATCGACTTTGTGGCCCAGGAGGTGCAGGCCAGCGCCCTGAAAGCGTAG
- the lgt gene encoding prolipoprotein diacylglyceryl transferase, whose amino-acid sequence MLTYPHIDPVALQIGPLAIHWYGLTYLAAFGLFMLLGIRRLRHEPFASITGPGAWSRKDVEDILFLGVAGVVIGGRLGYCLFYKPAYYLSHPLEIFAVWQGGMAFHGGLLGVIVAMLWFAHSRKRPWLQVADFVAPCVPTGLAAGRVGNFINGELWGRFASPDLPWGMVFAHSGSMQPRHPSQVYQFLLEGLLLFILLWLYARKERRQGQVAAAFLMGYGVFRFIAEYFREPDSFLGLLSLGMSMGQWLCLPMIAAGVALWVWAQRQPVAKKI is encoded by the coding sequence ATGCTGACCTATCCCCACATCGACCCCGTTGCCCTGCAGATCGGCCCGCTGGCCATCCACTGGTATGGCCTGACCTACCTCGCGGCCTTTGGCCTGTTCATGCTGCTGGGCATCCGGCGCCTGCGGCACGAGCCATTTGCCTCCATCACCGGGCCCGGCGCGTGGTCGCGCAAGGATGTGGAAGACATTCTCTTTCTGGGTGTGGCGGGTGTGGTGATTGGCGGGCGTCTGGGCTACTGCCTGTTCTACAAACCTGCGTATTACCTCAGCCATCCGCTGGAGATTTTTGCCGTATGGCAAGGGGGAATGGCCTTTCACGGCGGCCTGCTGGGCGTGATCGTGGCCATGTTGTGGTTCGCACATTCGCGCAAGCGCCCCTGGCTGCAGGTGGCCGACTTTGTGGCGCCCTGCGTGCCCACGGGTCTCGCCGCGGGCCGGGTGGGCAATTTCATCAATGGCGAGCTGTGGGGCCGTTTTGCCAGCCCGGACCTGCCCTGGGGCATGGTGTTTGCGCACAGTGGGTCCATGCAGCCGCGCCACCCGTCGCAGGTCTACCAGTTTCTGCTGGAAGGGCTGCTGCTGTTCATTTTGCTGTGGCTGTATGCGCGCAAGGAGCGTCGCCAGGGTCAGGTGGCCGCAGCGTTCCTGATGGGCTACGGCGTGTTCCGCTTCATCGCCGAGTATTTCCGTGAACCCGACAGCTTCCTGGGGCTGCTGTCGCTGGGCATGAGCATGGGGCAATGGCTGTGCCTGCCGATGATTGCCGCGGGCGTGGCCCTGTGGGTGTGGGCCCAGCGCCAGCCTGTGGCTAAGAAAATTTGA
- a CDS encoding GntR family transcriptional regulator, with product MRPVPNSLHDEAASRLREQIFAGALPPGSFLDEAALCERLAISRTPLREALKVLVAEGLLRHEPRRGCFVAEITEQDLDDIFPVIALLEGRAAHEATRKAGAADIAALDVLHQRLQQFAAEGRIADYYEANYAIHEAFITLADNRWLAQVIGDLRKILRLARAQTLHVPGRLQQSLAEHLAVFAALKLRDCETAEQTMRDHLLRQRDALRDVARNQQSRLTP from the coding sequence ATGCGTCCGGTTCCCAATTCTCTGCACGACGAAGCGGCGTCACGCCTGCGCGAGCAGATTTTTGCCGGCGCGTTGCCGCCGGGCAGTTTTCTGGACGAGGCGGCCCTGTGCGAGCGGCTGGCAATTTCGCGCACACCCCTGCGTGAAGCCCTCAAGGTGCTGGTGGCAGAAGGCCTGTTGCGCCATGAGCCCCGCCGGGGCTGCTTTGTGGCCGAGATCACCGAACAGGATCTGGATGACATATTTCCCGTGATCGCCTTGCTGGAGGGCCGCGCCGCCCATGAGGCCACACGCAAGGCGGGGGCGGCCGACATCGCGGCGCTCGACGTGTTGCACCAGCGGCTGCAGCAGTTTGCAGCAGAGGGTCGCATTGCGGATTACTACGAAGCCAATTACGCCATCCACGAGGCCTTCATCACCCTGGCAGACAACCGCTGGCTGGCCCAGGTGATTGGCGATCTGCGCAAGATCCTGCGGCTGGCGCGGGCGCAGACCCTGCACGTGCCGGGCCGGTTGCAGCAAAGCCTGGCCGAACACCTGGCGGTGTTTGCCGCCCTCAAGTTGCGCGACTGCGAAACCGCCGAGCAGACCATGCGCGACCATCTTTTGCGCCAGCGTGACGCGCTGCGCGATGTAGCCCGCAACCAGCAATCGAGGTTGACACCATGA
- a CDS encoding malonyl-CoA decarboxylase, with translation MNSTPEWIARSVSRLRTAAPPADKVVDKSAKAVLDKTVTDVVAKVAVPRSTHERLQATLRRGQEALSPRALRRLLADLQEVVAPQVSEIEGGRRAQAVAEWYAKAEPEERRDMWLLMCEQFAPDATRFKSARQRYEAAAGTAEEGQAEISLRRALVSPRTRLLQRFSVFPQGMRFLLDMRAELLPLLKADKRLLALDAELEHLFSTWFDVAFLELRCLSWDSPASLLEKLIKYEAVHDIRSWADLKNRLDSDRRCYGFFHPRLPNEPLIFVEVALLDKMSASITPLLDEAAAPVDISRATTAIFYSISNTQTGLRGVSFGDSLIKHVVETLTSEFPRLRTFATLSPIPGFRAWLGKHAGAMLERLDDKRRSELGRAVGFEPPQATHLLAALDKVTDLDARSPVRQMLLECAAWYLARELQDGKPVDPVARFHLGNGARVERLNWAGDPSSKGQKQSYGLMVNYLYDLKRIDKHRSLLAQGKVPVSGDIDSLCRD, from the coding sequence ATCAACAGTACCCCTGAGTGGATCGCACGCAGCGTATCGCGCCTGCGCACGGCAGCACCGCCTGCCGACAAGGTGGTGGACAAATCCGCCAAGGCTGTGCTCGACAAAACCGTGACCGATGTGGTCGCCAAGGTGGCGGTGCCGCGATCTACCCATGAGCGCCTGCAGGCCACACTGCGCCGCGGGCAGGAGGCCTTGTCGCCGCGCGCGCTGCGCCGCCTGCTGGCCGACCTGCAGGAGGTGGTGGCCCCGCAGGTGAGCGAAATCGAAGGGGGCCGCCGCGCCCAGGCCGTGGCCGAGTGGTACGCCAAGGCCGAGCCCGAAGAGCGCCGCGATATGTGGCTGTTGATGTGCGAGCAGTTTGCCCCCGATGCCACGCGCTTCAAGTCGGCCCGCCAGCGTTACGAAGCCGCAGCCGGCACGGCCGAAGAAGGCCAGGCCGAGATCAGCCTGCGCCGCGCACTGGTGTCGCCACGCACGCGGCTGCTGCAGCGGTTTTCGGTGTTTCCGCAAGGCATGCGCTTTTTGCTGGACATGCGTGCCGAGCTGCTGCCCCTGCTCAAGGCCGACAAGCGGCTGCTGGCGCTCGATGCCGAGCTGGAACACCTGTTCTCCACCTGGTTCGACGTGGCCTTCCTGGAACTGCGCTGCCTGTCGTGGGACTCGCCGGCCTCGCTGCTTGAAAAGCTCATCAAGTACGAAGCCGTGCACGACATCCGCAGCTGGGCCGACCTGAAAAACCGGCTGGACAGCGACCGCCGCTGCTACGGTTTCTTTCACCCGCGCCTGCCCAACGAGCCCTTGATTTTTGTGGAGGTGGCGCTGCTGGACAAGATGTCTGCCAGCATCACGCCGCTCCTGGACGAGGCAGCGGCGCCCGTGGACATCTCGCGGGCCACCACGGCGATCTTCTATTCGATCAGCAACACGCAGACGGGGCTGCGCGGCGTGAGCTTTGGCGATTCGCTCATCAAGCACGTGGTGGAGACCCTCACCTCCGAATTTCCCCGGCTGCGCACCTTTGCCACGCTGTCGCCGATCCCGGGTTTTCGCGCATGGCTGGGCAAACATGCCGGGGCCATGCTGGAGCGCCTGGACGACAAGCGTCGCAGCGAGCTGGGCCGGGCCGTGGGTTTTGAACCCCCGCAGGCCACCCATTTGCTTGCGGCACTCGACAAGGTCACCGACCTGGACGCCAGATCGCCTGTGCGCCAGATGTTGCTGGAGTGTGCCGCGTGGTACCTGGCGCGGGAGCTGCAAGACGGCAAACCGGTGGACCCCGTGGCCCGTTTTCACCTGGGCAACGGCGCGCGGGTGGAACGGCTGAACTGGGCCGGGGACCCGTCCAGCAAAGGGCAGAAACAATCGTACGGGCTGATGGTGAATTACCTGTATGACCTCAAGCGCATCGACAAGCACCGCAGCTTGCTCGCGCAGGGCAAGGTGCCGGTGTCGGGGGATATCGACAGCCTTTGCCGCGACTGA
- a CDS encoding tripartite tricarboxylate transporter substrate binding protein, protein MKNVRIQRREVLLGAAAAGLGLASGSGWAQGAGWPTKPVNLVVPFPAGGGTDAFARPLAAQFSKATGKTLVIDNRGGAGGTVGASYAAKAAPDGYTLFMGAVHHAIAPSMYPKLDYDIEKDFIPLYLLANVPQVVVVNPKNVPVSNFQQFMEYVKRNPAKLNYGSAGAGTSHHLAGELFKQQTGTFITHIPYRGAGPALQDLIGGQVDMMFDGLGSSASHIKGGRIKALMVSGPKRNPAFPDVPCAAEVGLPDYTVTTWYGLWAPKGTPADVQARIVEEIRKLGTAEELRTIWANNGAEYGGMTQQQFAGMVSSEVKRWAAVVKASGAKLD, encoded by the coding sequence ATGAAGAACGTGCGAATCCAACGCAGAGAGGTGTTGCTGGGTGCAGCGGCGGCAGGCCTGGGCCTGGCCAGCGGCTCCGGCTGGGCGCAGGGTGCGGGCTGGCCCACCAAACCGGTGAACCTGGTGGTGCCTTTCCCGGCCGGGGGCGGCACCGACGCGTTTGCCCGCCCGCTGGCGGCGCAGTTTTCCAAGGCGACCGGCAAGACACTGGTGATCGACAACCGCGGGGGTGCGGGGGGCACCGTGGGTGCCAGCTACGCCGCCAAGGCCGCACCGGACGGCTACACCCTGTTCATGGGGGCCGTGCACCATGCGATCGCCCCCTCGATGTACCCCAAGCTCGACTACGACATCGAGAAAGACTTCATCCCGCTGTACCTGCTGGCCAATGTGCCCCAGGTGGTGGTGGTCAACCCCAAGAACGTACCGGTCAGCAACTTCCAGCAGTTCATGGAGTACGTCAAGCGCAACCCCGCCAAGCTCAACTACGGCTCGGCCGGTGCGGGCACGTCGCATCACCTTGCGGGCGAGCTGTTCAAGCAGCAGACCGGCACCTTCATCACCCACATCCCCTACCGGGGCGCGGGCCCTGCGCTGCAGGATCTGATCGGCGGGCAGGTGGACATGATGTTTGATGGTCTGGGCTCATCGGCCTCGCACATCAAGGGCGGCCGCATCAAGGCGCTGATGGTGTCGGGGCCCAAGCGCAACCCGGCATTCCCGGATGTGCCTTGCGCTGCCGAGGTGGGCCTGCCCGACTACACCGTCACCACCTGGTACGGCCTGTGGGCGCCCAAGGGCACGCCGGCCGACGTGCAGGCGCGCATCGTGGAAGAAATCCGCAAGCTCGGCACCGCCGAGGAGCTCAGGACCATCTGGGCGAACAACGGCGCCGAATACGGCGGGATGACCCAGCAGCAGTTTGCAGGCATGGTCAGCAGCGAAGTCAAGCGCTGGGCGGCAGTGGTGAAGGCCTCTGGCGCAAAACTTGATTAA
- a CDS encoding enoyl-CoA hydratase/isomerase family protein has translation MSGEVLMDAGEGGVVRVTLRHAGRLNAMSRAMWRQLRAVFEGLQPRSDVRCVLIAGEGGAFCAGGDISEYPGFRFDATALRDFHENDVWGALNAMLLCDVPIVAQVSGACMGAGVEIASCCDIRIAGTSARFGAPIARLGFPMAPREAQLVAGAVGDVTARQMLLEAATFNAAEMLARGFLSRVVADDLVPAEAQGSAQRIAALAPQAARMNKQTLRALKMPLALDGNAPNAIKNIVFELPDPYAYADSAEHREGITAFLEKRAPLF, from the coding sequence ATGTCGGGTGAAGTGTTGATGGATGCGGGTGAGGGCGGTGTGGTGCGTGTCACCCTGCGCCACGCCGGGCGGCTGAACGCCATGTCGCGCGCGATGTGGCGGCAGCTGCGTGCGGTGTTTGAAGGCCTCCAGCCGCGCAGCGACGTGCGCTGTGTGCTCATTGCGGGCGAGGGCGGGGCGTTCTGTGCGGGTGGCGACATTTCGGAATACCCCGGCTTCCGGTTTGACGCCACTGCCCTGCGCGACTTCCATGAGAACGATGTCTGGGGCGCCCTGAACGCCATGCTGTTGTGCGATGTACCCATCGTGGCGCAGGTCAGCGGTGCCTGCATGGGCGCGGGCGTGGAGATTGCCAGCTGCTGCGACATCCGCATCGCGGGCACGTCGGCACGCTTTGGTGCCCCCATCGCCAGGCTCGGCTTTCCCATGGCCCCGCGAGAGGCGCAACTGGTGGCAGGGGCTGTGGGCGATGTCACGGCGCGGCAGATGCTGCTGGAGGCCGCCACGTTCAACGCCGCCGAGATGCTGGCGCGCGGCTTTCTGAGCCGCGTTGTGGCGGACGACCTGGTGCCTGCGGAAGCGCAGGGCAGTGCCCAGCGCATTGCTGCACTGGCTCCCCAGGCGGCACGCATGAACAAGCAAACACTTCGGGCATTAAAAATGCCTTTAGCGCTTGATGGTAATGCGCCTAATGCTATAAAAAACATAGTATTTGAATTGCCTGACCCCTATGCCTACGCGGACAGTGCAGAGCACCGCGAGGGCATCACCGCATTCCTGGAAAAGCGCGCCCCCCTGTTTTGA
- a CDS encoding malonyl-CoA synthase: MSQHNLFSALRAAFPADLSSTAVEATAPDGAPLLYTWADLDHASARIANLLASLKLPEGSRVAVQVEKSVEAMLLYLATLRAGYVFLPLNTAYQSAEIEYFIGNAEPAVVVCSPGNFGWVSKIAFTLGTQHVFTLGDDRTGSLLERAAHHGDAHTPEPRKADDLAAILYTSGTTGRSKGAMLTHGNLLSNAQVLKEYWGWTATGGPDGRGDVLIHALPIFHVHGLFVAIHGALINGSKMIWMAKFDPKAVLAAMPRATVFMGVPTLYVRLLAEAGLNKEAARNMRLFIAGSAPLLIETFNEWQQRTGHTILERYGMSETIMLTSNPYAADARHAGQTERRGATVGFPLPGVGLRVVDDAGKPLPVGEIGNIQVHGPNVFKGYWRMPEKTAEEFTADGWFKTGDVGKVDERDYVSIVGRSKDLIISGGYNVYPAEIEGYINEMPGVAESALVGVPHPDFGEVGVAVVIAKPGAQINPDSIVAQLKSQLANFKIPKKCFVVPELPRNTMGKVQKNLLRDQYKDLFA, translated from the coding sequence ATGAGCCAACACAATCTTTTCAGCGCACTGCGCGCAGCCTTTCCCGCCGACCTGAGCAGCACCGCCGTCGAGGCCACAGCGCCCGATGGCGCCCCGCTGCTCTACACCTGGGCCGATCTGGACCACGCCAGTGCGCGCATCGCCAACCTGCTCGCATCACTGAAGCTGCCCGAAGGCAGCCGCGTGGCCGTGCAGGTGGAAAAGTCGGTCGAAGCCATGCTGCTGTACCTGGCCACCTTGCGCGCGGGCTATGTGTTTTTGCCGCTCAACACGGCGTACCAGAGCGCCGAGATCGAGTACTTCATCGGCAATGCCGAGCCTGCGGTGGTGGTTTGCAGCCCCGGCAACTTCGGCTGGGTGTCCAAAATCGCCTTCACGCTGGGCACCCAGCATGTCTTCACGCTGGGCGACGACCGCACCGGCAGCCTGCTTGAGCGCGCCGCGCACCATGGCGACGCCCACACGCCCGAGCCCCGCAAGGCCGATGACCTGGCGGCCATCCTGTACACCAGTGGTACCACCGGCCGCAGCAAGGGCGCGATGCTCACCCACGGCAACCTGCTGTCGAATGCGCAGGTGCTCAAGGAGTATTGGGGTTGGACGGCAACCGGAGGGCCTGATGGCCGTGGGGATGTGCTGATCCACGCGCTGCCCATCTTCCACGTGCATGGCCTGTTTGTGGCCATCCATGGCGCGCTCATCAACGGCAGCAAGATGATCTGGATGGCCAAGTTCGACCCCAAGGCCGTGCTGGCTGCCATGCCGCGTGCCACCGTCTTCATGGGGGTGCCCACGCTGTATGTGCGCCTGCTGGCCGAGGCAGGGCTGAACAAGGAGGCCGCCCGCAACATGCGCCTGTTCATCGCAGGCTCCGCACCGCTCTTGATCGAGACCTTCAATGAATGGCAGCAGCGCACCGGCCACACCATTCTGGAGCGCTATGGCATGAGCGAGACCATCATGCTCACGTCCAACCCCTACGCCGCCGATGCGCGCCATGCGGGCCAGACCGAGCGGCGGGGCGCCACCGTGGGCTTTCCGCTGCCCGGCGTGGGCCTGCGTGTGGTGGACGACGCGGGCAAACCCCTGCCCGTGGGCGAGATCGGCAACATCCAGGTGCATGGCCCCAACGTGTTCAAGGGCTATTGGCGCATGCCCGAGAAGACGGCCGAAGAGTTCACCGCTGACGGCTGGTTCAAGACCGGCGATGTGGGCAAGGTGGACGAGCGCGACTACGTCAGCATCGTGGGCCGCAGCAAGGATCTCATCATCAGCGGCGGCTACAACGTCTACCCGGCCGAGATCGAGGGCTACATCAACGAGATGCCCGGCGTGGCCGAGAGCGCGCTGGTCGGCGTGCCCCACCCGGACTTTGGCGAGGTGGGCGTGGCGGTGGTGATCGCCAAACCAGGAGCACAGATCAACCCGGACTCCATCGTGGCGCAGCTCAAGTCGCAACTGGCCAACTTCAAGATTCCCAAGAAGTGCTTTGTGGTGCCCGAGCTTCCCCGCAACACCATGGGCAAGGTGCAGAAAAACCTGCTGCGTGATCAGTACAAGGATTTGTTTGCGTGA
- a CDS encoding universal stress protein: protein MYKRILIATDGSPLSDKAVEHGLSLAALTGATVVALKVVPRYPRSYFEGGMPVDANDVKRIETQWGNAAQAMVDGVKAQGSAQGVTVKAIVAKSDLVAEAVISAAKKHKCDMIVMASHGRKGIKRLLLGSETQHVLTHSHIPVLVLR, encoded by the coding sequence ATGTACAAACGCATCCTGATCGCAACAGACGGCTCCCCCCTCTCGGACAAGGCCGTCGAACACGGACTGTCGCTCGCAGCCCTCACGGGTGCCACCGTGGTGGCCCTCAAGGTGGTGCCCCGCTATCCGCGCAGCTACTTTGAAGGTGGCATGCCGGTGGATGCCAACGATGTGAAGCGCATCGAGACCCAGTGGGGCAATGCAGCGCAAGCGATGGTCGATGGTGTGAAAGCCCAGGGCAGCGCCCAGGGTGTGACGGTCAAAGCCATCGTCGCCAAGTCCGACCTGGTGGCAGAAGCCGTCATCTCGGCCGCGAAAAAGCACAAGTGCGACATGATCGTGATGGCGTCGCACGGGCGCAAAGGCATCAAGCGCCTGCTGCTGGGCAGCGAAACGCAGCACGTGCTCACCCACTCGCACATTCCGGTGCTGGTACTGCGCTGA
- a CDS encoding cation-translocating P-type ATPase encodes MSTFQPGSPDLSPAHPLGTPPPAASPAQAVLLDDPQEWSAFGRPVPAASGAGADPRACTWDSQVVLEGMHCAACALTIEDALRSVPGVLQADVSAATRRARVVWQPSEVQPSQWIGAVHKAGYRAMPAMDAFAREQRQRENRRALWRWLVAGFCMMQVMMYAWPAYVAQPGDLTGEMEQLLRWASWVITLPMVVFSCGPFFSSALRDIRLRRVSMDLPVALGMAITFVVSTAGTFDPAGIFGKEVYYDSLTMFVFFLLTGRWLELRLRDRTAGALEAVMNRLPDSVERRAPDGSFARVATRRLVAGDTIRVLPGEAFPADGRITLGSTHADESLLTGESTPVARPVGSVVTAGSYNLRAPVEVLVEGTGGQTRFAQIVALMESASLQKPRLAQLADRIARPFLIAVLVAAALSAVYWWPSDPGHALMVAVAVLIVTCPCALSLATPVAMLTAAGTLARHGVLVRNLQGLEALAHVDTVVFDKTGTLTRDGMALQAVHTASGWSAHDALGLAASLARHSMHPASRALAAAAGEGDGPWAVTDLHEAAGLGLVAQVRNVHEPREAARRVHLGSARHAGVAPSDANPALQVVLSEHLADGRVLELARFDLMEDLRTEAPAVVAALEQAGASVQLLSGDRMGAVLRVASQSGIAQATGECTPQGKLDALQALQAAGRHVAMVGDGLNDGPVLAGAHVSFAFGRAVPLAQSQADFVVLGDGLALVPQTVLLARRTLRVVRQNLWWAAGYNALCVPLAVVGWMPAWLAGLGMALSSLLVVLNAARLARDLPALPSSGLAQQRPQGTAPIDITKPRLEAA; translated from the coding sequence ATGTCAACGTTTCAACCCGGATCACCGGATTTATCTCCGGCGCATCCGCTTGGTACACCACCGCCAGCAGCGTCGCCCGCGCAGGCCGTTCTTCTTGACGATCCCCAGGAGTGGTCGGCCTTTGGCCGCCCCGTGCCCGCCGCCAGTGGTGCTGGCGCCGACCCCCGTGCCTGCACCTGGGATTCCCAGGTCGTGCTGGAAGGAATGCACTGCGCAGCCTGCGCGCTCACCATTGAAGATGCCCTGCGCAGCGTGCCCGGCGTGCTGCAGGCCGACGTGAGCGCGGCTACGCGCCGTGCGCGGGTGGTGTGGCAGCCCTCAGAGGTGCAGCCCTCGCAGTGGATAGGCGCTGTGCACAAGGCCGGTTATCGCGCCATGCCCGCTATGGATGCCTTTGCCCGCGAGCAGCGCCAGCGCGAGAACCGCCGCGCCCTGTGGCGCTGGCTGGTGGCCGGCTTTTGCATGATGCAGGTCATGATGTACGCGTGGCCCGCGTATGTGGCGCAGCCCGGGGATCTGACGGGCGAGATGGAGCAACTGCTGCGCTGGGCCTCGTGGGTCATCACGCTGCCCATGGTGGTGTTCTCGTGCGGGCCATTTTTTTCCAGCGCGCTGCGCGACATCCGCCTGCGCCGCGTCAGCATGGACCTGCCTGTGGCGCTGGGCATGGCCATCACCTTCGTGGTCAGCACGGCGGGCACGTTTGACCCTGCAGGCATCTTCGGCAAGGAGGTGTACTACGACTCGCTGACGATGTTTGTCTTCTTCCTGCTCACGGGCCGCTGGCTGGAACTGCGCCTGCGCGACCGCACCGCCGGCGCGCTGGAGGCCGTGATGAACCGCCTGCCCGACAGCGTGGAGCGGCGTGCGCCCGATGGCAGCTTTGCGCGCGTGGCCACGCGGCGCCTGGTGGCGGGCGACACCATTCGCGTGCTGCCGGGTGAGGCGTTTCCGGCCGATGGCCGCATCACGCTGGGCAGCACCCATGCCGACGAATCCCTGCTGACGGGTGAATCCACACCCGTGGCCCGCCCCGTGGGCAGTGTGGTCACGGCAGGCAGCTACAACCTGCGGGCGCCGGTGGAGGTGCTGGTGGAGGGCACGGGCGGGCAGACCCGCTTCGCGCAGATCGTGGCGCTGATGGAAAGCGCGTCGCTGCAAAAGCCCAGGCTGGCGCAATTGGCGGACCGCATTGCGCGGCCCTTCCTGATCGCCGTGCTGGTGGCGGCGGCGCTGTCGGCCGTGTACTGGTGGCCATCCGACCCGGGCCATGCGCTCATGGTGGCGGTGGCGGTGCTGATCGTCACCTGCCCGTGTGCGCTCTCGCTGGCCACGCCGGTCGCCATGCTCACGGCCGCCGGCACGCTGGCGCGCCACGGCGTTCTGGTGCGCAATCTGCAGGGGCTGGAGGCGCTGGCCCATGTAGACACCGTGGTGTTTGACAAGACCGGCACGCTCACGCGCGACGGCATGGCGCTGCAGGCCGTGCACACGGCCAGCGGCTGGAGCGCACACGATGCCCTGGGCCTTGCCGCCAGCCTGGCCCGCCATTCGATGCACCCGGCATCACGTGCGCTGGCCGCTGCGGCAGGCGAGGGCGATGGCCCCTGGGCCGTGACAGACCTGCACGAGGCAGCGGGGCTGGGCCTGGTGGCGCAGGTACGCAATGTTCATGAACCACGCGAGGCGGCGCGCAGGGTTCATCTCGGTTCTGCGCGCCACGCGGGCGTTGCGCCCAGTGATGCCAACCCGGCGCTGCAGGTGGTGCTGTCGGAGCATCTGGCCGACGGCAGGGTACTGGAGCTGGCCCGGTTTGACCTGATGGAGGACTTGCGCACCGAAGCCCCCGCCGTGGTGGCTGCGTTGGAGCAAGCGGGAGCGTCGGTGCAATTGCTATCGGGCGACCGCATGGGTGCGGTGCTGCGGGTGGCATCCCAATCGGGCATCGCCCAGGCCACCGGCGAATGCACCCCGCAGGGCAAGCTGGATGCACTGCAGGCATTGCAGGCTGCTGGCCGCCATGTGGCCATGGTGGGCGACGGACTCAACGATGGCCCGGTGCTGGCGGGTGCGCATGTGTCGTTCGCTTTTGGCCGCGCGGTGCCGTTGGCGCAGTCCCAGGCCGACTTTGTGGTGCTGGGCGACGGCCTTGCGCTGGTACCGCAGACCGTATTGCTGGCACGGCGCACATTGCGCGTTGTGCGCCAGAACCTCTGGTGGGCGGCGGGCTATAACGCGCTGTGCGTTCCGCTGGCCGTGGTGGGCTGGATGCCCGCCTGGCTGGCCGGGCTGGGCATGGCGCTCAGTTCGCTGCTGGTGGTGCTCAACGCCGCGCGCTTGGCGCGGGATCTTCCTGCACTGCCGTCGTCGGGATTGGCACAACAGCGCCCGCAAGGTACCGCACCCATAGATATCACCAAGCCACGGCTGGAGGCCGCCTGA
- the ccoS gene encoding cbb3-type cytochrome oxidase assembly protein CcoS: MDILYLLIPLSVVLVLMILAGLWWAVYHGQFESVEQEGERILRDG; this comes from the coding sequence ATGGACATTCTTTATCTGCTGATTCCGCTGTCGGTCGTTCTGGTGCTGATGATTCTGGCGGGGCTGTGGTGGGCCGTGTACCACGGGCAGTTCGAAAGCGTCGAGCAGGAGGGGGAGCGGATTCTCCGAGACGGTTGA